One genomic window of Nicotiana sylvestris chromosome 10, ASM39365v2, whole genome shotgun sequence includes the following:
- the LOC104211135 gene encoding uncharacterized protein, with protein sequence MEQSDENQRVSWRNVNVVKTFLETCIEEVSLNGRLRNSLKPDSWNKVKLALETSHGLRVTQKQMKNHYDYLKEKYQAWLPITKKTGNFYDPATNSILMSNVEWDEYIKAHPKAKTLKSSPLPFPDLCTRLFEDSSGTEVHGQSPSGTIPGPNMSYVSTDKDIDTPDVAEDLLGDKNDGASNNSTSQSSVPVERKSLGIKRKFSLSQLEVDEKMSIALEILIKKNSGPDIEECMDKLEGLGWEEPLYSAAVSILCEGDSHRKVWMKMIEVDKLESWIKVMGKRIGIL encoded by the exons ATGGAACAATCTGATGAAAATCAAAGAGTGAGTTGGAGAAATGTCAATGTAGTGAAAACCTTTTTAGAGACTTGTATTGAAGAAGTATCCTTAAACGGGAGACTTAGAAACAGTTTGAAGCCGGATTCATGGAACAAGGTTAAGCTAGCTCTGGAGACTTCTCATGGTTTACGAGTCACTCAGAAGCAGATGAAGAATCATTATgattatttaaaagaaaaatatcaAGCTTGGCTGCCGATAACTAAAAAGACTGGCAATTTTTATGATCCAGCAACCAATTCCATTCTAATGTCTAATGTTGAGTGGGATGAGTACATAAAG GCTCATCCAAAAGCAAAGACATTGAAGAGCTCGCCTCTACCTTTTCCGGATCTTTGTACAAGACTTTTTGAGGATTCTAGTGGAACAGAAGTTCATGGTCAGAGTCCAAGCGGTACAATTCCCGGGCCTAATATGTCTTATGTATCTACTGATAAAGATATAGATACACCTGATGTTGCCGAAGATCTACTTGGTGACAAAAATGATGGAGCTTCTAATAATTCTACGTCTCAATCTTCAGTTCCagttgaaaggaaaagtttaggaATTAAGAGAAAATTCTCATTGTCTCAATTGGAAGTTGATGAGAAGATGAGCATTGCATTGGAGATATTGATTAAAAAAAATAGTGGGCCTGACATTGAGGAATGTATGGACAAATTAGAGGGACTTGGATGGGAAGAACCGTTATACAGCGCAGCTGTTAGTATACTTTGTGAAGGTGATAGTCACAGAAAAGTATGGATGAAAATGATAGAGGTCGACAAATTAGAGAGTTGGATCAAAGTCATGGGGAAAAGGATAGGAATTCTTTGA